A segment of the Lolium perenne isolate Kyuss_39 chromosome 3, Kyuss_2.0, whole genome shotgun sequence genome:
gagctgatctcgatggcacgctcaagatcttcgacatcgtcaaccgcaagcaacacaatggatcgaggtaaacagatcgctgctggtcttgtcgattttgttcctcacccaccctcccgtttggatgcatatgcgtatctggcggagcccatggagatgacgttcggaaggtttcactttcgcgtcgagaaggaaggatcgtatcgtgtcgagattccgatttcgtcgggatcgtcggtgatcgattcagatttttcaagctatgcatcgtcaaccgagtcaggagaagaaacctcggtgacacgttacgtcagcaccagaacaagagagaaactcgcccagatcttcaacgacatgtcgttcgagtcatctgcggactcatatataagcgatggctcaagcaatgtcgacagttatgactttatcgacaaatctatcacagtgggcaaggtcttcatcaatctcaacgatgatgtcaccaaacccaacgtagatctgagtacaaagtatcatcagatttacgccattgaagatcaagaggagacatccgaggctttcgacagtctgggaaatccatacgtcgatccctctaatCTGcggcaaggcctgggcaacaaatacgtcggaccagagccgcgagatagagttcagctttcacaagcagcgtgggacagagccgcgagagctatgaacggcacagaaccaatggctaccacggccacaccagaagaactgcaagcatatcaatataggctcgcacgagctgccagggaattggaaaaacagacagctgagttgaacaggagaaaggaggcagcttctgcatccagcaggagaagggcagatttaagtcgacaatctagaactacgggtgatagccatcgggaggcgcggaacagagcaagatcaaggctgcaacacatacctgaagcagaaagagaacacttggtccagaacctcgacatgtccttcatgtcgatagatacaagaggaaacatcatccctaagacaccagaggctgggtatatggcgacacatgcttttatccttgcgtctaaaccacctccaggtgatccaagggaaacattgtacaatatggcggtagcaggagttggagctatggggacagcgtttgtatcaacgcctcccgaaggagcggcaaggcaaaatagtccacgacctgcagcagcaacggcagcactcgaagggccaagtggagcaagagacacggcacgacagcaagagtcgacagagcgcggcaaagcgaagggatcatcggcaatctccggaattgaccgacgaagatatgtgtggcttgccatgctttacgaggagagtccggaaaactcgagtcccctcgggattcaagttacccgataatttcaagaatttcgacgtccttcaagatccagaggattggctagtcgactatctagagacggtgaagctcacaggaggaactagggcaacagccatgcaaagtatccaggtgcatttgagtggagccgcacgatcttggataaagaaactcgctccaggatccatcgatagctgggaaagtttcgaggatgtgttcgtcaagaactttagatccacgtgcaaaaaacccgcgtcgttagaggagttgagagcgtgtcgacaaaagccagatgagccaatgaggaagtacatccagaggtggaatatcattaaaaactcggcagaaaatatatctgacgagagagcaatagatgcgtttgtcgcaggagtcaggcgtggagatttcgtcgaagacttgggaaggaccaatccaaagacagtatccgcgttaatggagatagcaaataaatgggcagatggagaagacgctgtccacaacaaacgacacaggtcaccagaggaggaccgcggtcgaaactatcaaccgaggcgaagatttcctcggacgtaccagaactacgacgctccaggacaaatttcggcaggttttcggacaaatacaggaggaagcaacagagatgattaccagagaagcactgagcagcgaggtgataacagggatgattcacgcaacaggcaaaatagcgggcctaggttcccaagacctttcgtgtcccctgaagagatgatgaatggaccgtgccagatgcatttttttctcgacaaagaacggaaaagacggtcagggcacttgcagaaggattgtcgaaattttcaagcaatgttgcggtatgcgagagaacgctaatgcgcgggcagcacagagaaatcctcgagaacccggaagcgagattcacttgccgcctcctcccgcgattacgagacgacaatcggcatcggctCGGAATAGCGGCctttgcaccaccaccttatgttgatcctaattccaatggagcagtgttgatgatccGAGAAGGGAagaccgtccaatagagctcagaaagtaatctcacgacaggtgtttatggcagagaaaatgcctccaccaacagttgagtaccttaattggtcaggacaagatatcggcttcacaatagcagatcatccgcagcaagttcctcgaccagagcaatcagcacttattacgcggcgattatcgcgggatttgatgtctctcgagtgttcatagacggcggcagcagcttaaaccttatgtatgcagatacattgaggaagatgaacatatccttagcaaacttgaaaccaatgacacaaggttccacggcatcacaccggagaaaccaagttatccattgggaaagatcaatctcgacgttcggtttgggacccgagaaaattatagaatcgagaggctcgagtttgaagtcgtggattttccctcGAAATATAAAGCTCTGTTGTGACTACCAGCTTCTGCTCGATATATGGGAGTGACTcagtatacatacttgttgtggtggTTGCCTggtccaaagggaccaatcacgattaaaggaagctttgccttagccgataagtgcgacaaggatttccaccggttgtcagaaaccttcgggatgcaagctgaatacttggcgtcaaaaagcatgactgattacgacgtactgccagacgttggaaggccaaacaaagaatcaactttcaagatcgagaaaaattcaaaagaggtgcagattcacccgacagacccaaaaagacgacatctatcgcaaacgacatggatatcgcataggaaagcgcgctcgtcgagttcctccatgagcaccggaaaatcttcgcatggtgtccagccgacatgccaggagtacccagggaacttgccgagcaccacctaaacttggatccactagcaagaccaatcaaacaacctttgcggcgttttgcggaaccaaaccgcaaagccatcttgtcgaaattaatcgactacaagaagctggttttatcaaagagatattccacgaagccacatgggtagcaaatcccgtgccggtgccgaagaaaaacactaaggtccttcgcatgtgcgtcgactttacgtgtgtcaataaacattgtccaaaggatcactttcccctcccgaggatcgatcaaattatcgactccacggctggatgtgaacgtctttccttcctggacgcatattctggttataaccagatcagattgaaaagaagaagatgaagtaaagaccgcatttattacaccttacggcgtgttttgttacagaacaatgccctttggtctaaaaaatgcgggagcaacatatcaaaggatgatgcagaagtgtttggcgacacagattgggaagaacgtgcaagtatacattgatgatgtcgtcataacatcaaaaaagggggcaacgctgatcgaggatctcaaggaaaccgtcgacaaccttgataagttctgcctaaaagctgaacccgacgaagtgttcctttggcgtcccagcgggagaacttttggggtttctagtctcaaagcaagagggattgaagcaaatcccgacaaaatacaaagctatcgtaacaatgaggaagccaacaaagtggaaggaaatacaacagctaacggggcgagtcgcagctttgagtagattcgtcgctaggctgggagaaaaggcactgccgttctacgctttgataaaacaaggagataaatttcagtggaacgaagaagccgacagagctttcgaggatttgaagcgcacaatttcgacaccgccaattctggtggcaccaaaagaaagggaacccctcctgctatatatcgcagccacaccccaagtggtgagcacggtgctagttgtcgaaagggaagaagaaggaaaactccacggcgtgcggcGACgccgtatacttcgtcagcgaagttttatcgccatctaaacaaaggtatccgcagtaccaaaagatagcatatggagtattcacgacagcacgaaaattgcgccactatttttcggcacatccgatcatagtggtcaatgaagctcccttgtcaaatatactgaacaacccagaagctacgggtcgtgtctccctttcgggaatagaactttcccctcgggacatcacgtatgaaaaaagaaaagcaataaaatcgcaaatattgccggacttcatcgcagagtggatggagttgcaaaatacaggacctccagatttatcgagaacttggaccatgaacttcgacgggtccaaaagactggaaggagctggcgcaggagtagtactcatatcacctgaaggcgacaagttgaagtacatcctccggatgacgttccctaacgcatctaacaatgaagcagaatatgaggctctcatacatggaatgaagatggcgaaagcctgcggagcaactcgactaaaaatctttggcgactcacagctggtggcacagcaagttatgaaccaatgtgatgcgatcaatgatagcatgatggcatacaaggaggtatacaacgaactcgagaagttgttcgatggatgcgaagtaaaccatattagcagattgagcaacgacgaagccgatgttcttgcaaacatcgggtcacaatgccttgcagtcccgccaggtgtattctgggaagaaataacagagagatccactaagtcgacaaaatcaaaaaagaaggagaagaaaccctcgggggctaccaaggaaaagcaagaggacaaagaagaagatcaggacctggtcatggtgatacagataccgtggatgcagccgtacatatcatacatcctgaggaaagaaatacccgacgatccagttgaggcaaggcgagtaattcgacgatccaaagctttcacggtggtcaagggagaattgtataagcgaagtatttcaggcgtcttgcaaaggtgcgtcacaccagaggaaggaagaataattctgaaggatgtacacgagggaatatgtggccaccacgcaagtagtcgagctatcgcagccaaagtttttcgagcaggattctactggttgacagcaatcgaggacgccaaggacatagtaagaacttgcgacgcgtgtcaaaggtttgccgcaaaacctcactctccagcagcagagctagcaccaataccattgtcatggccctttgctcaatggggacttgatatggtgggtaagttacacaaatcctggccaggaggaaaggagtacatgctagtagctgtcgacaagtttacaaaatggatagaagcgaagccgataaattcaccagatggagcatccgcagtaaaattcgtaaaaggcctcgtcttcagatttggagtgccccatagcatcgtcacagacaacggcagtaacttcacatcccatgaattcaaagattattgcgaagaggtgggtatcaagctgaactttgcgtcagttgcacatcctcaaaccaatgggcaagtcgagaaagccaatggtatcatctgcaatggcatcaagaagcgcttgttaggaccactggaaaaagctcgacatacctggccagaagaactaccaagcgtgttgtggagcatccgaacaacaccaaacacagcaacgcaggaaactccgttttttctggttcatggagcagaagcagtactaccaatcgagatagagcacaactctccacgtgtcgctgaatatgatgaagaaacatcgagaagagcgctagaggacgacgtcgacgcacttgatgaagctcgagatgaagtattatctcgggtaaccaaatatcaacaggacttgaagaattaccacagtcgacgtttgcggccaagatcttttcaggtgggcgacctagttcttcggctcacgcaaaaaagtcatgaaaaactcgagtcaccatggcttggcccttacatcgtcacggaagtaatcggaggaggagcatataggataaaggacaagaagacaggggtagaggagccaaacccctggaacgtggcgcaacttaggcggttctacgcctagagtcgaaatatagtccttgtaaaacttcaatgtactggaacgcccgcgagttttcagacgcactcttttcctttttcggggcaccgagtggggccggagaaggtttttaatgaggcgggctcgcggtgctgcaatataataaagatagtgacaatataacttttcttctttatcgacatgaccaaaatctttgctccgacgaatttcaatatagttcatcgacaaaagaaaaaccttgccttggtattcaaatacctcgtgagtcaataaaaatacaaaatagtactcagtaaaaagctcgggggctcatattcaccttaaatatatatatgccttggtttaaaacctcgcaaatatacaaatatagtaaagagtcaccgaaacactcgggggctagacaaacagagaaatataatgattgctttacaatatagtcatggattacaaagaagaaatatctacaagaagaaaataactagtcttgattcagtatgtcatcaagagtaaccctgttttcctcaggagcagcaccaagaaaatcggcataatggccatcggcaaaaaagtcggcatccatccgaagcaggtccccaatcatttcttcggctatgggcgtaaccttcgtgttaatcctatcaacaccaactctccgacgttttaccttttggtgaaccttctcgacaacctgggtaaggtcaagtttcgagtggcagatctggagcatgataagagcaaatgcgcgccagctactagttgagctttgacaaaatcatggatactgcgagcatccttaaacctttccatcaattcaggaagagtttttggttggacgttccgaggaaacatggagttgtaaaccatggacaaggtcttggtacagaagtcaaggaaatcgcgagtttgagaggtgcgatcttgaaatctgacaatttggcgggtcctctccggggtagcccaaaacaaagaaccatgatccagggaaagattaacaaggaggtttgtcctagcacttactctctcttcctcggcagcagcatcagtaaaggcacctatcaaaacaaagaagtggaaacctttaagagacaatagcatgaagatgaaagatatcagaggatgaaacaggcatacccgacatatctgcactggcttcattcattaattcgagcatgaaattttctcgagtagtcgccttttcagcctcggaagcagcaaattccttggcagccacggcctcgcgagcttgctggagagcaactttttcggcttcagatgacttgcgagattgttccatcatcacaagtgtttgcttctttgcatactgaagctgttgtcgaagttcgtccagttcttgcgacaaggtatcgtcgacaggtgcagtatcagcaaaagctctcctcgcgtgagaagaagaaggcgacacattggaaggagcggaagttggagtatagttatcaaatatcaactgaaatataaacaggataaaatcaaacgacaagcaaagatagaatttttcattaatctcttggaataattacaaggacattacagtggagctaaggaaatacgtgtcgctaaacgactactttggcgacaacagcaaaagaaacaaagaaaaacagaggcatgcaactagacctccggccttgacgagctaggagtcgacgctggcttaatcccgagataggccaagatcttcttcgtgttgggcttggctgccttgatcagcgacttccaccttgattgttctatttgctcggtgtcgccaactttcatccagtcgatagtctgtcgactgtcgacaacaaggcgacagtgttttcaacggcaaccttcatattctcttggcgcatcttcagtccaaggtcttccggtgtattgaacatcttggcaaggttgaggaaagtcgcaggctcctccttcttcgggaagaagtaggggaacaatgccgacaatactgcgttagcgttcgatacaccttcacgaatctcggacccatgaagctccagataggaaagtgcgtcaaggaccggatcatcgacaggattcgtcaggtcaaaatcctggtttgtttggactgtcaaggaaacaaagtattagtgaaaagacaagaaacaaagattctcctaaaaatagaagggagcagtaaaattaccgaaagtacggcgactctgagtcttcaggcgcttgaggattccttcttcacgagaagcttgcgcagctttgtgctcatctaaagcagctgtagcatccttaagctttttctgcagttcctcgacaccagcagctttcgccttggcttcatcagcttcggtcttggctttgctagcagcgaggtccgctttcttgcgagccgcctcactttgctcaagttttcgagaaagtgcgtcggcgcgttcgttagcctctgcaagtttctctgtcgagatatgaaaaaaagagaggagaaagatcaaaaatcgcgacaagcaccaagagtaaaaaatcaaggaaaaacagcaagtacaaaagtcgttaccttcggctctattagcatattcacggtacccaataaattgggaaccgatgcggagaagatccttgatcataggctgttcaacgtgaacacagaaagaaaaacatcggcatgaaaaagagaaaaggtgtgaaaaaacaaaataaggaaaatatagatgtcgacaagcttacatcatctaggagcagagtcgacgaactgcccaactgaggggcaggttcaataatcttttcaacccttgccctttttggtgaaggagcaagggggcttggtggcggagtagtggtgacgacgtttcgttgaggaggcgaggtttcttctccttcaactagcgtgtctgaggcaagtacagtacgcgacgtgcttgtccgaggagccacgtcagtagttggaacttcttcctcgtcatcgctaataatcaaaaaatcggcagcataaaaagcaagacaagctaaatatttcgagtacaaaaatagagagacataaagacgacttacgagctgatgagggattcagcataaagatcgtaagttgccttcggatgagaaggaacaacttcttcagccttagaggtgccagaatcttcaacatcagtccttttccttttgttcttgggagaaacagggaggaagggattgcgtcgattcaacGGCTtcgagactcaacttctttttcatgagaagccgcagatttgtgagaacccgcgacttcactttcacgaatagaagaaccttgagtatcttcggcaacgatggcctgttcttcgacttctccaccctctggaagaggaggaagggaagtcatggtaggatggttacgtaaaaaatagtgaccggaaggaaaattaaaagagatgacaatataatgaggtgcagagaaagtgcaaaataaggtaaaaactcggcaagacaaaatacctcggggagtggattagcggcgctgtacggttccacgcgacaagaggaaggaattgggtctttacccagacgagaaagtcttcgaatcaacttctccaagtccttggtggaaagatcaccggagattctgttggcgtcatttttaccagaatatgtccaaaggggatttttgcgagcctgaagaggctgcactctaatcctaaggaaataggcagtgatttgaacacccgtaaagctctttgcctcgagtgttttgaagtcggcgaatacgagacatgagcgcctctgtcgcctttttctcttcctcggaagcttcggcatcccaggagcggcggcgctgaattttggcacttccgtcgaaaggaactatgttgtgctcaacggagttggcgctttcttcgtgaatgtagagccactttttgcgccatccttggacagaatcaggaaatttgacgtcgaaatagtcgacatcagtgcgaacacagataacaacgccacctatgttataagtgacgttgtgggagccattgcggcggaggcagaagatgcgtttccacagagcccaattgggagggattccgaggaagcattcgcaaagtgtgatgaaaatagaaatgtgaa
Coding sequences within it:
- the LOC139838251 gene encoding uncharacterized protein; its protein translation is MIKDLLRIGSQFIGYREYANRAEEKLAEANERADALSRKLEQSEAARKKADLAASKAKTEADEAKAKAAGVEELQKKLKDATAALDEHKAAQASREEGILKRLKTQSRRTFVQTNQDFDLTNPVDDPVLDALSYLELHGSEIREGVSNANAVLSALFPYFFPKKEEPATFLNLAKMFNTPEDLGLKMRQENMKVAVENTVALLSTVDRLSTG